ACGACAGGAGGTGGAGAAGGATTGCGGAAGAAGTCGACTGAAATACGAAGAATTTCACGTCGGAATTGGTGTTGGCGCGGCGTTCCGGCCAAGTTCCATGAAGATGCCCGCGGAATGTTTCCAGAACCGGGGGGTGTTTGCTGAAGTTGCTGTAAATACGCTGGGGGAGGCTCGAGGACTTGCGCATTCGGGGCGGGCGGGTCGTTGGATTTGACGCGATGTTTCGGGCGAACCAGTCCCAATTTAACTTTTCCGGGAATCGGCGAGTCGGGAAAACAAGTGCGAGAGCAAGCTCAAAGCGTCGAGACAATCTTTCTCCGTGAACAGCCCTGAATCTCTCAGGTCGGCTACCTCCTCATGATTGACCGGATTCCTGCAACCGGAAATTACCCCCATCGACAAATGTTTTTGCCCATCTTCTATATTCTCTATGGTCTGGACTTGAAAATCCCCGCCGCCGGGTTTTTTGAAATCTTCCGCGACTCGCAAAGCTGTTGGACCTTTATTTCCTTTTCCGAAAACTTCGCCCATCATGCTCGCTTCGCTTGAGTTTTTGCTCCTGGATTTTTTTCTTACCTCGGCGACGTATCTTTTCACCGCTTCCTGAAAAGCTCTGTAATAGTCTTCGTTCTGATAGTCAGTTTCCGAGGCTTCTTTTATTTTCGGGTGTAGGTGCCGCCAATGATATCTCGGGTATTCTGGCACAATTTGATGAAGTTTCTCGACGACTTCGACTTGCACGTCCCCGGCCAGTTCGGAATCATCTCCCAGAATGTTCTCGACGACCGGAGTGATCTTTCTTCTGATATCGTCCGGCAATTTGTCGAACCATTCGGGTATGTTTATTCCCGTTTTTTCTTTCAACCGCTTGTTTCTCTTTTTTCTTCGCTTCTCACGCCAATCTCTTTCCAGCCACCTGATGAGTTTTCGCAAATGAACGCGGAGTTTTCGGGTTTCTTCGTGCTCCCAATTGAGGGACTGTCTGTTGGTCGCTATGACGTCGTCTGGGAATTCATCGATAAAGTCGACCTCGAGCCAGCCGGTCAGATACGAGAAAAAGTGACTCGAAGTGCTGTTTGAGAAGTATTCCGGCCGATTCACCATCTTTTTTCTCGAAAACAATGTGATGCCGCGCATGTTGGTTTTCGGGGGTATCGGTTTTTCGGTCGCCATCAAGTGTCCTTTGATCTCGCCCGCTTTTTCGTAATCGCCTTCGTCTTTGTAATCGTCGGGGATTTTCCACTCGACTTGTTTTTTCAAATCTTCATATTTTTTCTCGTTGGAAACAATTATCGGGTCTTCCGAGTTGCGACGTATCTCGATTTCGAAATCGGGTTCGAGGATAAACATTTTCGAAAGACTGTTCGCCAAATCTTCGGCGGAAAAATCGCTTTTTCTCCGTATTTTCCTCAGGATTATTTTTGTTCCGTGCTCCCCATGCGGACAACTACGGTCGCGTTTGAGGATTCTGGGTTCGTATTCTTTTTCCTCTTTTTTTATATCTTCCCAGTTCATCCGAAAGATGTTTTCTTTGGCGTTTTTTCTCGTGGAAATTTCTATCTCGTGAGCAATGCCGAAGAACGACAGTTTCCCCAATCCTTTTTTCCCGATGATTTTCCTTCCGAGTCTCGGAGTGAAATCCGTTTCGTCGTGCTCCCTGCGATTTCTTCCGATTCTCAGAAATTTCTCGTTTATCTCGTCGAAGGACATGCCCGCCCCGTCGTCCTCGACGATGATCTCCTTATTCTTTTCGGAGTCGTTCAGCGTCAACAAAACGTGTTCCGCGTCCGCGTCGTGCGCGTTGGCGATCAATTCCGCGAGTATCGGTGGCAGAGTGGAATACATGCGAACACCCAAGTGTTCGATGGTGTCCGGCTCGAACGTCATCTTTAATTTCTTTCTTCTGGGCATGATTTTAATTATGCGTGTTTTCGAGAGACGACACTATCCGTTCCCCGATCAATTTGGCGAAATCCGGGGGGAAGGCATTTCCAATCATCTTGGCTATGGGTCCCATTCCGGTGCCGATAAATTCGTAATCTTTTGGGAAAGTTTGCAAAGTGGCTCCCTCTCGCAAAGATAGCCCTCTGTCTTCTTCCGGATGGGCGAAGCGACCGTTGGTCACGCTGAAAAATTTCGTGGTGATCGTCGGGGCGGGTCTGTCCCACCACATGCGTCCGTAAGTGTCGGGAAACTTTTTCTCGTCGGAAGCGTAGCAAGGCAATCGGTACGCCTTTTTGTTCTGCCAGCACGATCTGTCGCCGCCGTCTTTCCTCGTCATTCGCAGACGCTCCAAGTTTTTTGCGCTCAAGCCTGCCGCAGCGTGCAAGAATTTTGTTTCGTCTTTTGTGCCGGCCTCGATTCTCGGAAAGCCGTTCGCCGTGCCGAGAACGTCTCTGACGGTCCTTGTTTTACCCGTCGGTTCCGGCAGGGATATTTCCGAAACGCGGGAAGCCAACAGTGTGAAACGGCGTCTTTTTTGCGGAATGCCGTACAGAGACATATCCCTGACGCCTCGTGCGACGTCGTATTTCATGTCTTTGAGAGAGGTTATGAATTTTCCCAAGGGACTTTCAGGATTCGAAGAAATTCCCGGCACGTTCTCGACGACCACGAACCCCGGTTCGAAATATTCCACGAATCTCTGAAAATCCATAATGAGATTTTTCGATTTTTCGGATTTTTCTTTGTTTGTTTGTATGATGCTCCAAAATTGGCACGGCGCGCAACCGGCGAAAATCATGCGGTCGTCTTTTTTTTCGATTTTTATATCTCGCTCCAAGTCCTCGGGCGAATATCGCGTCATGTCTCTTTCGAGAAAAACTGCCCCTTCGTTGTTTTTTTCAAAAGTGGCCTTGCAAGAACCGTCGTTGTCGATTCCCGCGAGGACATGGATTCCCACGGCTTTCAATCCGTGGGTCAGACCTCCGGCTCCAGAAAAAAAATCCACGGCTTTGAGTTCGTTTTTCTTTCCCGTGTCGAAAAACGAACTCTTTCGCTTTATCGTCTCGAAATCGAACTCTTTACTTTTCAAATCGTGTTCCCAGATTCTTATCACGTTCCATCCTTTCTCCCAATAGTGCGCGTTCACCTCGTCGTCCCGCTGTTTGTTCTTCTTTATCTTGTCTTCCCAGAACTTCGCTCTGGTTTTCGGCGGACGGTAATGTTTTTCGCATCCGTGCCAAAAACACGAATCTATGAAAATCACCGTTTCGTATTTTGGCAGAACGACATCCGGTTTTCCGAAATACTTGCCGGAATTTTTGAGATAGCGAAAACCTTGGTTCCAGAGCTTTTTTCGAAAAGAAACTTCCATTTCGCTGTCCCGACTTTTCACGCGAGACATGATTTCGCTTCGTTTCTTTTTTGAAAATATGTCCGTACGCATATCGAATTGCGTCAATCGAGTCGCGGTCAAAACCCGCGAAAACTATGTTTCCATACGGAAGCACCCTCGGGTCAAGTTCCCCGTTCCTCCTTATATTCTTCCAGAATTTCTTTATTCCATTTGGAAAGTTTCGATTTTCTTCTCGTCCTGATTACGTTTTTTCTCGGTCCCTGCAAGCATGTAAGCGCTTTTTTCAATTCCTTTTCCCATCGGGCGACATCGACTGACAAGCATGTTTTTGATTTTTCGTTCGCCGCCGCGGCTCTCGAGATCGCAGAAAGGTAAGTTTCCGAAATTTGCTTTTATTGAGTCTCGAGGATTTCACGTCGGCTTTTTATGCGCTCTGTACAAGAACCGGAATTTTTTAGGTATTGACATGAAATTATATCCTATTTTGCGGTATCCTTCATCAAGCTTAAATCAAGCGTTTTTTTACTCGGCACTCTTGGTTAAGGAAGTGAAATCATGAAGACTGCCAAATTGGTTCCCCATGAGGATCTGCCCGCAACCGATTTGGTCATAGATGCTGTTTATGAAGGGAGAGGCACTCGGTTATCCGGCGAACCGATCTCAGAACTGCTTAAAGTGCGTAACGTGGGAGGATTCAGGGTTTCGGGATCTGAGGAAAAGAAAAACTTTATCGTTCTCTACACCAGCGGAGAAAGCGGGGACTGGCCCGACCAGTTGGATGTAAACACAGGTAGGTTTACCTATTACGGCGATAACAGAAAACCCAGACGCGGACTTCATGCCACCGATGGCAACAGGATATTGAGAAAAGTATTCGATTCGCTTCATTCGAATCGGTCGAAAACCCCGCCGTTTTTTGTTTTCAGAAAACCCCCGACAGTTTCCAACTCCCTGTCCGTTCGATTCAAGGAGCTTGCGATTCCCGGCTTTCTGGGTCTGCCTTCGACTGAAGACTTGGTGGCTGTCTCGAGAACATCGGACGAACAGCGCTTTCAGAACTACAGGGCGGTTTTCACAATTCTCGATGTTTCGGTAATTATACCCCTTGGATTTTCGGAACGAGAACAAACACCTGATTTTGCCGGAGAATTCAATATCTTAGAACAGGATACAATGCTAGCCAAAGTTTACAAACTAACGGACGATCGATAAAATGAAAACGAAAATGGAATTGCTGTGGAGAAATCTTATAGTTGATGAATTAAAAGAAAACCTAGCCAAATTCCAAAGAAAATCTAGGGGTAATTAAATGGCATGGATATCACGCTCAAAGCTATTTGAAAGGCTCGGAGCGCCTCTCAGGAACCTCCGCTGGTCTTGGGGAGCGGTTTCTAAGTCGGGGAGAAAGGTCTAC
This Candidatus Dadabacteria bacterium DNA region includes the following protein-coding sequences:
- a CDS encoding TIGR02391 family protein, whose product is MPRRKKLKMTFEPDTIEHLGVRMYSTLPPILAELIANAHDADAEHVLLTLNDSEKNKEIIVEDDGAGMSFDEINEKFLRIGRNRREHDETDFTPRLGRKIIGKKGLGKLSFFGIAHEIEISTRKNAKENIFRMNWEDIKKEEKEYEPRILKRDRSCPHGEHGTKIILRKIRRKSDFSAEDLANSLSKMFILEPDFEIEIRRNSEDPIIVSNEKKYEDLKKQVEWKIPDDYKDEGDYEKAGEIKGHLMATEKPIPPKTNMRGITLFSRKKMVNRPEYFSNSTSSHFFSYLTGWLEVDFIDEFPDDVIATNRQSLNWEHEETRKLRVHLRKLIRWLERDWREKRRKKRNKRLKEKTGINIPEWFDKLPDDIRRKITPVVENILGDDSELAGDVQVEVVEKLHQIVPEYPRYHWRHLHPKIKEASETDYQNEDYYRAFQEAVKRYVAEVRKKSRSKNSSEASMMGEVFGKGNKGPTALRVAEDFKKPGGGDFQVQTIENIEDGQKHLSMGVISGCRNPVNHEEVADLRDSGLFTEKDCLDALSLLSHLFSRLADSRKS
- a CDS encoding DNA cytosine methyltransferase, whose protein sequence is MDFFSGAGGLTHGLKAVGIHVLAGIDNDGSCKATFEKNNEGAVFLERDMTRYSPEDLERDIKIEKKDDRMIFAGCAPCQFWSIIQTNKEKSEKSKNLIMDFQRFVEYFEPGFVVVENVPGISSNPESPLGKFITSLKDMKYDVARGVRDMSLYGIPQKRRRFTLLASRVSEISLPEPTGKTRTVRDVLGTANGFPRIEAGTKDETKFLHAAAGLSAKNLERLRMTRKDGGDRSCWQNKKAYRLPCYASDEKKFPDTYGRMWWDRPAPTITTKFFSVTNGRFAHPEEDRGLSLREGATLQTFPKDYEFIGTGMGPIAKMIGNAFPPDFAKLIGERIVSSLENTHN